TTAAAACTGAGCATCTGTCTCAGATCAGCCACAGGAGAGCATAAGCGCCCTTTCAAGCATGAGACTCAAAGGCTTTGAAAAGAACATGCTGAGCGTCTTCGGCCACTTCATTAAGGGAATTTTGGAGCATGTAGTAGGTTGTTCCAAAGGAGATGCTTCCAGCTAACATGGAGCCAAATATAGGCACTGTGCTAGTCAACCACTCTGCCACCATCAGTGCCCCCCCACCAGCATTGGTGAGCAGCTTCAGCACCACGTCCCTGGAGATCTCTTTGGCCAATGGCGACTTAATCACTGCTTTGATGTCTTCCACAGGCTTGGCAACCTGCTCAGCCAGCTTCTTAAGGGACTCATCATCCAGGCCAAAGTTCTGGCGGTACTTTGAAAGAGACTTCATAAGTATAGTCACATCACAGGCCACGGAGAGCCCCGGGATGCGCACAGCGGCCACCCCACATGAGATAATAGCCCATTTCCAGATCTGTTTCTGGAAGGCCTCCTTTTTCTTCTGTAAGACTTCCAAGGAGATGTTGGGCAAGGCCAACAAGAATGCATGCCTTTTGTGTCTTGGCAGCTCTTTCTCCATGGTCTCCTCTAGCTCCTTGAAATCATACTTGTTTAGCTTCCAGCTGGATAGAAGAAAGACCTTTGGGGAATCAATTCCTTCATCCTGCAGGCATTGCTGACAATTGTCTCGAATCTGTTTCAGAACTGTTTCCTTGTTGTAGGCTCGTGGCCGTCGCTTTTTGGCAGCCTCCAGGTCCACATCTACTTTGGAGCGCACAAAGTAGAAGTGCTTGCCCATCTTCTGGATCTTACGTGCCAGTTGGGCATGGTTGGATCGGAAGCGCTCGGAGGCTAGGAGGATAAAGAAGTCATAGCGAGATAATTTAACCTGCTCCAGGTAAAAGCTGGGCTggaaatttggggtgccaatCCCTGGCAGATCCCACACAGTCACATTGGGATGCTTAGGATGTGCATAAGGAGTAGGTAGGGTTGTGGTCTCCACTACCCCAGTGGGGGCAGCTCCATCATCTTCATCCCCTAAGCCCCGAATGGCATTCACAAAGGTGGATTTGCCAGAGCCACACTCTCCTGTGACTGCAATGTCCAGGCAGACTTTATCCAAGGCCTTGAGGTTCTCCATAATCTTGGAGACTGCTTCAGCCATTCTCCCTCCTTCAAGAGCATCCTTAAAATCTTTAATGTCTTCTTCAGTGAGGCTGTCTAATTTTTCAGCAGCATGATGGGAAGTTGTTGCTGGGGGCTGACTTGCCTTCGGATCAAGTTGAGGTCTGAAAGAACATATTGCTGATCATAAGCCATTTAACAGAAACAAATTATCACTATTTGTTTAGGGGTAACTATGTTCAAGATGAGCTTGCATGGGGTGCAATTGTGGGCACACAGCACAGACTGATggtttttctcattttaaaagaaatgagCCAGAACAGCTCCAAGCATGATATttaaggaaaagaaataaatgatcATCATTTTGAGAATTGTGTCTCCAATTCAGACAATGCTCCACTTAAAATTGTGAATGAGAGAACTGAACAGGCTGGAGATAATTGAAGGCAATCAGTTCTCTCTTAACCCTGTGGTAAGACAAGAACCATACCCTCTGCCAGCCTGCTTCTCTTTTCTCTAGAGAGGGGCTTAAAATTTGTGGATTTActtgagagttagccccattgccAATGGGAGGAGACCAGATCCATATGGCGGAGGAATTTTAGCAAACAGTCCAGGCGAGGCAATACCCTTTAGAGATGGTTGATATGTTACTTTAGAGGAGTTGAGCTCTTGTCAGCACTCTTTGTAGTAAGAAAACAATTTATTCAAGAGGATTACATTTGCCTTTATATGCCAAGAGAAAGCACTGACAGTTATGTTCCTTTTTTGACATTTccaaatgcaaacctttcagtTTTGATTACTTTTATCAAAGTTATGCGTGTCACCTCGGACACCCAATGTTGAAAGGATGGCAGAGTATAAGAGAGCATAAATTTAGTGAAATGTTTGCAGTAAACAAGATGGAACACACCTGgtcatacctggagtattgcgtccagttctggtcgccacatctcaaaaaggacatagtggaaatggaaaagtgcaaaagagagcgactaaaatgattactgggctggggcaccttccttatgaggtttgggcctacagcgtttgggcctcttcagcttagaaaagagacgcctgaggggggacatgattgagacatacaaaattatgcaggggatggacagagtggatagagagatgctctttaccctctcacacaacaccagaaccaggggacatccactaaaattgagtgttgggagagttaggacagacaaaagaaaatatttctttactcagcgtgtggttggtctgtggaactccgtgccacagcatgtggtgatggcatctggcatagatgtctttaaaaggggattggacaagtttctggagggaaaatccatcatgggttacaagccatgatgtgtatgtgcaacctcctgattttagaaatgggctatgtcagaatgccagatgcaggggagggcaccaggatgcaggtctcttgctgtctttgggctccctggggtatttggtgggccactgtgagataaaggaagctggactagatgggccaatggcctgatccaatggggctgttcttgtaAAACAGGTTGTGGACAGCAGGGCATCACAAAATGAAAAATCCAAAACCATTTAGCAAGGCACGACTTCAGGCTTTCCAGGGGGTCTAACCCTTGTTACTTTTAATTGTTTTGTCCAGGAGTTTATACCTCTCCTTTTGGCTCAGACAAGGGCTTCCAAAGTGGCTGACCATCAATGAAATATGACCCATTGCAGAGGGCCTGGTGAATGGAATCCTCCCACAGCGAGATTTGGACCCATGCACATGATAAGAAGATtccactaaggctacaatcctaaccacactttcctgagagtaagtaccattgaacaacataggacttacttctgagtagacctggttaggcttgtgcccacaaGAGCATGGCTGAAACACCTTGACACGGTTGCCTCAATGAGGTGCTTACAGCTCTAAACCTTGCTGAAAATAATGTTCATGAGTCACCTTTTGGAGCAGCTCTGGCCAAGCTCTGCATCATCTGGTTGCTTGGAAGCCATCTGGGATTCCATGACTGGTCCCTTCCTAGATTTTGATATGCCTTCTCAGCAGAAGACCTGGGAAGGGAACGTACATTAAAGAAGGTCGGTTAGGGGCTGCAGGGTAGTGCCATAGTAGAGGAAGCTGGAAGCAACAAAGAAAGGGAATTAAGACCTGATAACAGTGTATGGTATGTTGCTGTCTCTGAGCTCTGGCTGAAATtagttcttgttggcatccttcagtctcggaagactatggtgtcacgctctgaatggtggttctggaacagagtgtcctctccagtgcgcgaagcctgggtaaagtaggtatggaggataggctgttacccatgcagcaaatcccccctctccacgtcgctgaaatggtccaatggaaaggcagaagccaatacggttggttccagtggcgtcgcaggagttgccagagcgtgactgtgttcagccatgaactgcctcagggactccggctccggatttttcctcgaggttgactcctgaagacttttccataactggatgtagccacaaggcagtggaggtttgggatcagagttttccttctctcagatgagctgccttcccaggctaaggagtcccatctacctggtggctgttcagtcgcctcttacaacaagtacagccaaactgagggcatattcttatccccagcccccaggggaatccccctatactgaacactatcagtgtttgggatcagagttttccttctctcagatgagctgccttcccaggctgatgagtcccatctacccggtggctgtttagttgcctcttagggcaagtacagccaaactgagggcctattcttatccccagcccccaggggattgaaATTAGTTGTAAACCCCATATTCCGTTTCCATAGGAAGAATATTCATGTCTGAAATGCACTGGGAAATGTGAATATCGGTTTGTTCATAAGCCTGCTTTGCACTGATTGGTTTTTTCTCTGGTTACACTCTGCTGAGCAGGTAAAGGGCATCAGTGCCCTCCACCTGGTGGCCGTGGTACTGGTtccctgggtctgaaactgctgtTCTTGAATGCCAGATCAGTGAATAATGAAACATGCCTCATCTGGGATTTAATCTTAGATGAGGATGCTGGCATGTATTATCCTATAATGCTGTCTTGCGCAGTGCTCAGCTTCTGGGTagcgactccccccccccccgacgatTCAAGAGTTGCTGTATCTCTTTTCCTTATTTAGTTTTAGTTTTTATGAGTCAATGTTTGTTTTTGAGGCTGGTGTGTACAGTTGTTTCCCACTCAACGTGGCCCCACAATTCTTGTTTGCCCTTGAATCTGGGGAAAGGCAGAGTATACATTGTAATGCAAATACATTTATAAATAAAGGCTGGCTTCTCAATTTTAGTGACACCTGCTTTCAGTTTTCAAATGCAACGTGGAGAGAGAACCTGATTGAATGTCGTCCATCCCCcccattttaaaaacatatgTTCCTACTTGTGGAAAAACGAACGCAGCAAGGATAAGGCTAAACCTTCACACATTTAAGCAGACAGATGTTTAAGACTTGTGATGGGGCTGCATGAAAAGTTGAAAATAACTCGGGCCCTGTGCACATGGCTTCCCTTCTGTCCTAATTTGCACCTCACAACATCTCAAACATCTGTGTACCTGTGTTCAAGGAGGTAAACAACCCTGATCTCTGTCTGTGAGGTTTTTAGTTTGCAAGAATTTTTGCTGCCAGAATGCATGTTTGCTAGCTCAGaattcttcctctctcttttctctctttccacCCACATTTCCTTTTCTCAATAAAAAGATACCTAATTTCTCAGAACAGAAAAGCTTTGTTGCTTGGTTTTGGTCTTGCAGAAACCATTGAAGGTGATCTGGGGGTGATCTGGACTGGGTGGCAGAAGCGTTGAAGCCTCTCTCTACCCTGCCACAGCCCTGATCCAGCTTCTCTCTGTGCTCTGATGGGGTGTCAGGAAGGAGCCACAACCAAAGAGTTGCTCTTCTGCAGTTGAATCTTAGACATGGCAAAGGGCAAATTGTGTCTCCTTGCTATGAGTTGGCTGCCCCCTCTTTGAacgtaaaccagaagtgacaccccAGCAGGTAACACAAATGTGCTTTTCAAACTCATTTGCAAAgggcctgaaaggggggggggtctcctctcCTGGTGAGGCTGAGGCTTATCACAACAGAACTCTCACATTGAGCACAGGAAAAATCTCTGTGCAAAAATCACACAAGAAAACAGTGATAGGTAGGGAAGCCAGAGCAGAAGAAGGCAGATATCAAGAGAGAACGGCTTACCATTATGGGGACTGGTCTGAGGAGCTGAAGGCTGCAACTTCTGAACCAACAGTCTGTTCGGTAGATTGCCTGATTTAcagggtgtttttctttttttcacgcCTGTCTAGTCTCTGGTGTCCTTCTTGGTACCTGAGAGATCTCCAATGAAAGAGGAAGCAACTCTATTTATAAGAAAGTTCCAGTCAACACCCTTCTCCGGTTCACCCATCACGGAGCTGGGGCAGCTGTTGTGCAGTGAGCTGAGTTCTGGGCAGGCTCCAGGACTCCTCTTCACGGAATGCTGCTAACAGCCATTGTTTTTCCACCCCATGATGTGAAAAGTCACATTTTGTGTGGCTGCTGCAAACAAATACCTTGAGGACTTCGCCTCTTCTTAAGTCAGTTGTGGGACGGCTTATTCACAGCTACAGGTCAGGCCTGACTTAAGGACGTCCAACTTACA
This sequence is a window from Tiliqua scincoides isolate rTilSci1 chromosome 10, rTilSci1.hap2, whole genome shotgun sequence. Protein-coding genes within it:
- the LOC136661045 gene encoding interferon-inducible GTPase 5-like, which codes for MESQMASKQPDDAELGQSCSKRPQLDPKASQPPATTSHHAAEKLDSLTEEDIKDFKDALEGGRMAEAVSKIMENLKALDKVCLDIAVTGECGSGKSTFVNAIRGLGDEDDGAAPTGVVETTTLPTPYAHPKHPNVTVWDLPGIGTPNFQPSFYLEQVKLSRYDFFILLASERFRSNHAQLARKIQKMGKHFYFVRSKVDVDLEAAKKRRPRAYNKETVLKQIRDNCQQCLQDEGIDSPKVFLLSSWKLNKYDFKELEETMEKELPRHKRHAFLLALPNISLEVLQKKKEAFQKQIWKWAIISCGVAAVRIPGLSVACDVTILMKSLSKYRQNFGLDDESLKKLAEQVAKPVEDIKAVIKSPLAKEISRDVVLKLLTNAGGGALMVAEWLTSTVPIFGSMLAGSISFGTTYYMLQNSLNEVAEDAQHVLFKAFESHA